Proteins encoded in a region of the Podospora pseudopauciseta strain CBS 411.78 chromosome 6, whole genome shotgun sequence genome:
- the MCM3 gene encoding MCM DNA helicase complex subunit (COG:L; EggNog:ENOG503NXER): MDYEMLRDNAAQDRVRQAMEFLDPHDQHVKGYRADIITMLQKNQRRLVVNIDRVRDHNPEMAEGLLYDPFDFTLAFNHALKSIVKALPQARKDQTDDDVLYYCAFAGSFGLNTCNPRSLGSQHLNSMVSIEGIVTRCSLIRPKIVKSVHYNETKNIFQWKEYRDQTMTNGATTTSVYPHEDNEGNPLITEYGLCTYRDHQTISIQEMPERAPAGQLPRGVDVILDDDLVDKAKPGDRVQLVGIFRTLGNRNTNHNSALFKTVLLANNIVLLSTKSGGGIATAAITDTDIRNINKIAKKSKVFELLSQSLAPSIFGHDYIKKAILLMLLGGMEKNLENGTHLRGDINILMVGDPSTAKSQLLRFVLNTAPLAIATTGRGSSGVGLTAAVTSDKETGERRLEAGAMVMADRGVVCIDEFDKMSDVDRVAIHEVMEQQTVTIAKAGIHTSLNARCSVIAAANPIFGQYDTHKDPHKNINLPDSLLSRFDLLFVVTDDIEDTRDRQVSEHVLRMHRYRQPGTEEGAPVRENAGQALNVALNQQADVQRPTDVYEKYDAMLHVGIKATGRGSNRKHEILSIPFMKKYIQYAKTRIKPVLTQEASDRIAEIYVGLRNDDMEGNQRKTSPMTVRTLETLIRLSTAHAKARLSNRVEERDALAAESILRFALFKEVIEDESRKKRRKTRPLADEKTDSESSDDSDGDEAAAAARSRSARASQRANGSARRVNGRNQRSTPPEVEVEAAEEGEEEEEDVYNATPRRTGRSTRSSQPSFASSIPASQLETQEEDEDMASRAAGLTVEEEEQEGISEQRLELFRRTLGQLLGTDLFEDDSARVDELIGAVNEKAEGPKFGKAEAILALKEMDSRNQIMYTDGDLVYKI, encoded by the exons ATGGACTACGAAATGCTCCGCGACAATGCGGCCCAAGACCGGGTGCGCCAGGCCATGGAGTTTCTCGATCCCC ATGACCAACACGTCAAGGGCTACAGAGCAGACATCATCACGATGCTGCAAAAAAACCAGCGCCGGCTCGTCGTTAACATCGACCGAGTCCGCGACCACAACCCCGAGATGGCCGAGGGCCTCCTCTACGACCCCTTCGACTTCACCCTCGCCTTCAACCACGCCCTCAAGTCCATCGTCAAGGCCCTCCCACAAGCCCGCAAGGACCAGACGGACGACGACGTGCTGTACTACTGCGCCTTTGCTGGCAGTTTTGGTTTGAATACTTGCAACCCGCGGAGTTTGGGGTCGCAGCACTTGAACAGCATGGTCTCCATCGAGGGCATCGTCACCCGCTGCTCGCTGATCAGACCCAAGATCGTCAAGAGCGTGCACTACAACGAGACGAAGAATATTTTCCAGTGGAAGGAATACCGCGACCAAACGATGACCAACGGCGCGACGACCACGTCGGTGTATCCCCACGAGGACAACGAGGGGAACCCGCTGATCACAGAGTATGGGCTCTGCACGTACAGGGATCACCAGACGATTTCGATCCAGGAGATGCCCGAGCGGGCGCCTGCGGGGCAGCTgccgaggggggtggatgtgatTTTGGATGATGACCTGGTGGACAAGGCCAAGCCGGGAGACAGAGTCCAGCTGGTGGGCATCTTCAGGACGTTGGGGAACAGaaacaccaaccacaacagcgCGCTGTTCAAGACGGTGCTGCTGGCGAATAATATCGTGTTGCTGTCGACCAAGTCGGGGGGTGGGATCGCCACGGCGGCGATTACGGATACCGACATCAGGAACATCAACAAGATTGCGAAAAAGTCAAAGGTGTTTGAGCTGTTGAGCCAGTCGTTGGCGCCGAGCATTTTCGGGCATGATTACATCAAGAAGGCGATTTTGCTGATGCTActgggggggatggagaagAATCTGGAAAATGGGACGCACCTGAGGGGTGATATCAACATTTTGATGGTGGGTGACCCTTCGACGGCCAAGTCGCAGCTGTTGAGGTTTGTGTTGAATACGGCGCCGTTAGCGATTGCCACCACCGGCAGGGGGTCGTCTGGTGTGGGCTTGACGGCTGCGGTGACGAGCGACAAGGAgacgggggagaggaggttggaggcggGTGCGATGGTTATGGCGGACAGGGGCGTGGTCTGCATCGATGAGTTTGACAAGATGAGCGACGTGGATCGGGTGGCTATCCACGAGGTTATGGAACAGCAGACGGTTACGATTGCGAAGGCGGGGATTCACACTTCGTTGAACGCGAGGTGCAGCGTCATTGCTGCTGCCAACCCCATCTTTGGGCAGTATGATACCCACAAGGACCCTCACAagaacatcaacctcccGGATTCGCTGCTGTCCCGTTTCGacttgttgtttgttgtcaCCGACGACATTGAGGACACGAGGGATAGGCAGGTGTCGGAGCATGTGTTGCGTATGCACCGCTATCGCCAGCCCGGCACGGAAGAAGGCGCCCCTGTTCGGGAGAACGCGGGCCAGGCTCTCAACGTGGCACTTAACCAGCAGGCTGATGTTCAGCGCCCGACGGATGTGTACGAGAAGTACGACGCGATGCTTCACGTGGGCATCAAGGCTACCGGCAGGGGAAGCAACAGGAAGCACGAGATCCTCTCGATCCCGTTCATGAAGAAGTACATCCAATACGCCAAGACCCGCATCAAGCCGGTCTTGACTCAGGAAGCCTCGGACCGCATCGCCGAGATCTACGTCGGGTTGCGTAACGATGATATGGAGGGCAACCAGCGCAAGACCTCCCCCATGACGGTCCGCACGCTCGAAACCCTCATCCGTCTGTCGACCGCCCACGCCAAGGCGAGGTTGTCGAACCGCGTCGAGGAACGGGACGCCCTCGCCGCGGAATCCATCCTGAGATTTGCCCTCTTCAAGGAGGTGATTGAGGATGAATcaagaaagaagaggagaaagacCCGCCCTCTGGCGGACGAGAAGACGGACAGCGAATCCTCTGACGACTCGGACGGCGAcgaggccgccgccgctgctaGATCCCGCTCTGCTCGCGCGTCCCAGAGGGCGAACGGTAGTGCAAGGAGGGTCAATGGTAGAAACCAGAGGAGCACACCGcctgaggttgaggttgaggctgccgaggagggagaggaggaggaagaggatgtttACAACGCCACGCCTAGACGGACAGGCCGGTCGACGAGGAGCTCTCAGCCCTCGTTTGCAAGCTCGATTCCTGCTTCTCAGCTGGAGacgcaggaggaggatgaggatatgGCGTCCAGAgcggcggggctcacggttgaggaggaggagcaggaggggaTTAGTGAGCAGCGCCTTGAGCTGTTTAGACGGACGTTGGGTCAGCTTCTGGGAACGGATCTGTTTGAGGATGATTCGGCGAGGGTGGATGAGTTAATTGGCGCTGTGAACGAGAAGGCCGAGGGGCCAAAGTTTGGAAAGGCCGAGGCGATACTGGcgttgaaggagatggatAGTCGGAACCAGATCAT GTACACTGATGGTGATTTGGTTTACAAGATTTGA
- a CDS encoding hypothetical protein (EggNog:ENOG503P0SX; COG:G), giving the protein MTPPPPEPDPTDAVAGEEEVLESWNEIPHTQEIDFVTLGMFIIDEIHHPPSLSLPPSLNIPGGAGTYSLLGARLFSPPPLLSSTTSMIIDCGSDFPPSLSAHLSSWQTSAVFRHNADRLTTKGYNGYSNPLDPSHRSFRYLTPKRRLTTDDLASLSPVLLTTKSLHLICSPLRCQELVTTFLSARKRYYNHQRPSEEHTRPVIIWEPVPDLCTPEELLNCTNTLPMVDVCSPNHAELAGFLGGTGVLEDGGVDALAVEKGCEQLLASMPLQSYTLVVRAGEKGAYIARNGGRKRTMKKVVGHRGGLTKETDMEELFRGLVMGVGEEEGVVAREEIEVDEGVERWLPAYWTGEEGREKVKDATGGGNTFLGGLGVALARGKGIEEAVGWGAVAASFAIEQVGMPELKGEGEEERWNGERVGDRLKSFMERVGLGEGEGK; this is encoded by the exons AtgacaccgccgccgccggagCCAGACCCAACAGACGCCGTCGCCGGTGAGGAAGAAGTACTCGAATCGTGGAACGAAATCCCCCACACTCAAGAGATAGATTTTGTTACCTTGGGGATGTTCATAATTg ATgaaatccaccaccccccctccctctccctcccccccagtTTGAACATCCCCGGCGGAGCAGGAACATACTCCCTTCTCGGCGCCcgcctcttctccccccctccccttttgtcatcaacaacatccatGATAATCGACTGCGGCTCAgacttccccccctccctatcagcccacctctcctcttgGCAAACCTCGGCCGTCTTCCGCCATAACGCCGACCGGCTCACAACAAAAGGCTACAACGGctactccaaccccctcgaCCCCTCCCACCGCTCCTTCCGCTACCTAACCCCCAAACGCCGCCTCACAACCGACGACCttgcctccctctccccagtATTACTAACAACCAAgtccctccacctcatctGCTCCCCCCTCCGCTGCCAAGAACTGGTAACCACCTTCCTCTCAGCCAGAAAGAGGTACTACAATCATCAACGCCCATCAGAGGAGCACACCCGCCCAGTTATAATCTGGGAGCCAGTCCCGGATTTGTGCACACCGGAAGAGTTGCTCAATTGCACAAACACCCTCCCGATGGTGGACGTCTGCTCTCCCAACCACGCCGAGCTTGCTGGCTTTCTTGGGGGGACAggggtgttggaggatgggggggttgatgccctagcggtggagaaggggtgTGAGCAGCTTTTGGCGAGCATGCCGCTGCAGTCATATACCTTGGTTGTTAGGgcgggggaaaagggggcgtACATTGCGCGGaatggggggaggaagaggacgatgaagaaggtggtgggtCACAGGGGGGGTTTGACGAAAGAGACGGATATGGAGGAGCTGTttagggggttggtgatgggggtgggggaggaggagggggtggtggcgagggaggagattgaggttgacgagggggttgagaggtGGTTGCCGGCTTActggacgggggaggaggggagggagaaggtgaaAGATGCGACTGGGGGAGGGAATACCTTcttgggtgggttgggggttgcgctggcgagggggaaggggattgaggaggcggttgggtggggggcCGTGGCGGCGAGTTTTGCTATTGAGCAGGTTGGTATGCCCGAGTtgaaaggggaaggggaggaggagaggtggaaCGGGGAGCGGGTGGGGGATAGGTTGAAGAGCTTTatggagagggttgggttgggggagggagaggggaagtAA
- the CTF1 gene encoding Transcriptional activator of fatty acid utilization (COG:K; EggNog:ENOG503NXH2): MEIDSTPPAAPAPASNKQTSTSPQQSVSPSAAPSAAGTTSTTNTAGGLSFRRQRASRACEVRCDAASLGVPCTNCVAFQIECRIPTPKRKKVASSIAQSKDSDSERGEVDDRSSSLPPGSSTFPSGTRPPAVYHTHEATPLTAPTEEQQKKEEFDNATLANYMNLVMKPKFTRAPITEAGRVAYLGESSNLTLLVHDRQSSADVVHYPLPENIKGSRARLTELDNVEIEILHQRGAFLLPPRSLCDELIDSYFRWIHPVVPVINKTKFMRRYKDPKNPPSLLLLQAMLLAGSRVCTNSQLMDANGSSTPAALTFYKRAKALYDANYEDDRVTIVQSLLLMGWYWEGPEDVTKNVFYWTRVATIVAQGSGMHRSVEGSQLSRSDKRLWKRIWWTLFTRDRSVAVALGRPCHINLDDSDVEMLTEDDFIEDDADHPTGEHPPDPIHVQFFLQYVKLCEIMGLVLSQQYSVAAKGRRQNAIDLTHSDMALADWLQNCPKIVYWEMPRHHFWSALLHSNYYTTLCLLHRAHMPPSGSHRFPEDSAYPSRNIAFQAAAMITSIIENLTAHGELRYCPAYVVYSLFSALIMHVYQLRSPVQSIRQVTQDRIRTCMDALKDVSKVWLVGKMVHTLFESILGNKVLEERLQKAAGKRHRKAQQSLSQLEQHQRMQEKRKYDEMAIDFSVNTPQPQHQESYERSRPQTPSFLNKEQNPNAMPPPTATATATTSPPPHTRNNGDAFMGGTASRPHTRPATPFNPSFSVPATPPDLYLVTRNSPNLSQSIWENFQPDQLFPEGVQAPFQGQFSPHQHHQNMDASVMAQMQNQNMQGGPAPVDGQHQFGQALPTNRGLAGSPMQNTNNNSNKNGLLQPGMAGFPGNQGANIWQTNFDSQMVDGNSPSDSWSTSSVQGQPLPSTMNVEDWFQFFGINGEAQHGLGFDNVAAAAGLGNMM; this comes from the exons ATGGAGATCGATTCAACGCCTCCGGCAGCCCCCGCGCCGGCATCCAACAAGCAAACGTCCACATCTCCGCAACAGTCGGTATCGCCATCTGCCGCCCCGTCAGCGGCAGGCACGACATCCACAACCAACACGGCCGGTGGATTGAGCTTCAGGAG ACAACGAGCCTCAAGAGCATGCGAG GTTCGATGCGATGCCGCCAGCCTCGGCGTGCCGTGTACCAACTGCGTCGCCTTTCAGATCGAATGCCGCATCCCTACCCCGAAGCGCAAAAAGGTGGCTAGCAGCATCGCCCAGTCCAAGGATTCTGATAG TGAACGAGGCGAGGTCGACGATCGATCATCATCACTTCCTCCCGGGTCCAGCACTTTTCCCAGTGGCACCCGACCTCCTGCTGTCTATCACACCCACGAAGCTACCCCCTTGACCGCCCCTACCGAGGAGCaacagaagaaggaggagtttgatAATGCCACCTTGGCCAACTATATGAATCTGGTCATGAAGCCCAAGTTTACTCGGGCCCCCATCACCGAGGCCGGCAGGGTGGCCTACCTTGGAGAGTCTTCCAACCTGACGCTGCTTGTTCACGACCGTCAGAGCTCGGCAGATGTCGTCCACTACCCGCTGCCAGAGAATATCAAGGGATCCAGGGCACGACTGACAGAGCTGGACAATGTCGAGATTGAAATCCTGCACCAGCGAGGAGCTTTCCTGCTCCCGCCAAGGTCCCTCTGCGACGAGCTGATCGACTCATACTTCAGATGGATCCATCCCGTCGTCCCTGTGATCAACAAGACCAAGTTCATGCGCCGGTACAAGGACCCCAAGAACCCGCCGTCTCTGCTTCTGCTACAAGCCATGCTGTTGGCAGGGTCACGGGTGTGTACCAATTCTCAGCTGATGGATGCCAACGGCTCTTCGACGCCGGCAGCCTTGACTTTCTACAAGAGAGCCAAGGCTCTGTACGATGCCAACTATGAGGATGATCGGGTGACCATTGTCCAGTCCCttttgttgatggggtggtaCTGGGAAGGTCCCGAGGACGTCACCAAGAATGTGTTTTACTGGACCCGTGTCGCCACCATCGTCGCTCAGGGCTCGGGCATGCACCGGAGTGTGGAGGGGTCACAGCTCAGCAGGTCTGACAAGAGGTTATGGAAGCGCATCTGGTGGACACTGTTCACTAGGGATCGGTCAGTGGCGGTTGCGCTTGGGCGGCCTTGTCACATCAACCTCGATGATTCGGACGTGGAGATGTTGACCGAGGATGACTTCATCGAGGACGATGCCGACCACCCTACTGGCGAACACCCGCCGGATCCCATTCACGTTCAGTTCTTCTTGCAGTATGTCAAGCTCTGTGAGATTATGGGCTTGGTGTTGTCGCAGCAGTACTCGGTGGCGGCCAAGGGCAGGCGGCAGAACGCTATCGACCTCACACACAGCGACATGGCGCTTGCGGACTGGCTTCAGAACTGCCCCAAGATTGTGTACTGGGAGATGCCGAGGCATCACTTCTGGTCTGCGCTGCTTCATTCCAACTACTACACCACACTCTGCCTGCTTCACCGCGCCCACATGCCTCCGAGTGGCTCCCACAGGTTCCCAGAAGACTCGGCCTACCCATCACGCAACATTGCTTTCCAGGCGGCGGCCATGATTACCTCGATTATTGAGAACCTCACAGCTCACGGGGAGCTCCGCTACTGCCCGGCGTACGTGGTGTACAGCTTGTTCTCGGCGCTCATCATGCACGTCTACCAGCTCAGGTCACCGGTGCAGTCCATTCGACAGGTTACGCAGGATCGGATCCGCACTTGCATGGATGCTCTTAAGGATGTGTCCAAGGTCTGGCTGGTGGGCAAGATGGTGCACACCCTTTTCGAGTCGATTCTCGGAAACAAGGTGCTTGAGGAGAGGCTGCAGAAGGCGGCTGGCAAGAGACACCGCAAGGCGCAGCAGAGCCTTTCTCAGCTGGAACAGCATCAGCGGATGCAAGAGAAGCGCAAATACGACGAGATGGCGATCGATTTCTCGGTTAACACGCCACAGCCACAGCACCAGGAGTCTTATGAACGGTCCCGGCCACAAACGCCCAGTTTTCTGAACAAGGAGCAGAATCCAAACGCGATGCCTCCCCCCACCGCCACTGCCACAGCCAcgacctcaccaccgcctcacACCCGCAACAACGGCGACGCGTTCATGGGCGGGACCGCCTCACGCCCGCACACCCGACCGGCAACGCCATTTAACCCTTCGTTCTCTGTTCCAGCCACGCCACCGGACCTCTATCTGGTCACGAGAAACTCACCTAACCTGTCGCAGTCCATCTGGGAAAACTTTCAACCGGATCAATTGTTCCCCGAGGGCGTCCAAGCGCCGTTCCAGGGGCAGTTTTCGCcgcaccagcaccatcagAACATGGACGCCTCGGTCATGGCTCAGATGCAGAACCAGAACATGCAAGGTGGGCCCGCCCCCGTGGACGGACAACATCAGTTTGGACAAGCTTTGCCAACCAACAGAGGATTAGCAGGTAGCCCGATGCAAAACacgaacaacaacagcaacaagaacGGACTGCTCCAGCCGGGGATGGCTGGGTTTCCGGGGAACCAGGGGGCGAATATCTGGCAGACGAACTTTGACAGCCagatggtggatgggaaCAGCCCGAGCGACAGCTGGAGCACGAGCTCGGTGCAGGGGCAGCCGCTTCCCTCGACGATGAATGTGGAAGACTG GTTTCAATTTTTTGGGATCAACGGCGAGGCCCAGCACGGGCTTGGGTTTGATAATGTAGCTGCGGCGGCTGGGTTAGGGAATATGATGTAG
- the SRV2 gene encoding suppressor of rasval19 (BUSCO:EOG09262KZ3; COG:T; COG:Z; EggNog:ENOG503NXBZ), with amino-acid sequence MATHSTMHNFTTLIKRLEAATSRLEDIAQSAIDLESAAAQTPQGPSSTTTPQSSTPAPLIRALAPPPPPPPAPKPAAPVKEELPEQVEDFNAFIANHVEKWVKLSEEIGGPVAEQARLALKGYTEISKFIHLSTKSKRPDLKGADAPVYQKLIEPIADVIKAVNAIKDKAHRSDPFFNHVSAVADSIIVLAWPTIPTKPYKHVQEARDSAQFFGNKVITANKESGDAKHLEWIKAYYNIFPALIEYVKDRFPDGLTWNPNGQHASEVAKALENAPSAGAPAAPAPPAGGAPPPPPPPPPPGPPPVLRINEQKAEPAPAGGFGAVFSELNQGEAVTKGLRKVDKSEMTHKNPSLRASSVVSSEGSSARGKSPAPGKKPKPESMRVKKPPKKVLEGNKWTIENYDSQDEPIEIEVEMSHSLLISKCTKTTIVLKGKANAVTIENTTRLSLVVDDLVSTIDAVKSQNLALQVMGKIPTVLLDQVDGAQIYFSKESKSTRVFTSKSTGVNVNVIGEDDDYKELPLPNQICSYYDEEKGEMVNEIVSHAG; translated from the exons ATGGCGACCCATAGCACCATGCATAACTTTACGACTCTTATCAAGAG ACTGGAAGCCGCAACTTCGCGCCTGGAGGACATCGCGCAGTCAGCAATCGATCTCGaatccgccgccgcccagaCACCCCAGGGCCCAtcgtccaccaccactccccagAGTTCCACCCCTGCTCCCTTGATCAGAGCCCTcgcaccccctcctccgccgccaccagcccCGAAGCCCGCTGCGCCTGTGAAAGAAGAGCTCCCCGAGCAAGTAGAAGATTTCAACGCATTCATCGCCAACCATGTCGAGAAATGGGTTAAACTCAGCGAGGAGATTGGTGGCCCTGTCGCTGAGCAGGCCAGGCTGGCCCTGAAGGGGTACACGGAGATCTCCAAGTTCATCCACCTTTCGACCAAATCCAAGCGACCCGACCTTAAGGGTGCAGATGCCCCTGTGTACCAGAAGTTGATTGAGCCGATTGCCGACGTTATCAAGGCCGTCAATgccatcaaggacaaggcACATAGGTCGGATCCTTTCTTCAATCATGTCTCGGCTGTTGCCGACAGCATCATTGTGCTGGCCTGGCCTACCATTCCCACCAAGCCGTACAAGCATGTTCAGGAGGCTAGGGACTCGGCGCAGTTCTTTGGAAACAAGGTCATCACGGCTAATAAGGAAAG TGGCGATGCGAAGCACCTTGAATGGATCAAGGCCTATTACAACATCTTTCCCGCACTGATCGAATACGTCAAGGACAGATTCCCTGATGGACTCACGTGGAATCCCAACGGTCAGCATGCCTCCGAGGTGGCAAAGGCTCTGGAAAATGCTCCTTCTGCTGGTGCTCCTGCGGCTCCAGCGCCGCCAGCGGGTggtgcccctcctcctccccccccgccccctcctcccggtCCTCCACCGGTTCTTAGGATTAACGAGCAAAAGGCAGAGCCTGCTCCGGCCGGCGGGTTTGGCGCTGTTTTCTCAGAGTTGAACCAGGGCGAGGCGGTGACCAAGGGTCTTAGGAAGGTCGACAAGTCTGAGATGACGCATAAGAACCCGTCGCTCCGCGCGAGCTCGGTGGTGTCGTCTGAGGGCTCTTCTGCTCGCGGGAAGAGCCCGGCTCCGGGGAAGAAGCCCAAGCCGGAGAGCATGCGGGTTAAGAAGCCGCCCAAGAAGGTGCTTGAAGGGAACAAGTGGACCATT GAAAACTACGACAGCCAAGACGAACCCATCGAGATTGAAGTCGAAATGAgccactccctcctcatctccaagtgcaccaaaaccaccatcgTCCTCAAGGGCAAGGCGAACGCTGTCACGATTGAAAACACGACGAGATTGTCTCTTGTTGTGGATGATTTGGTCTCCACCATTGACGCGGTCAAGTCGCAGAACTTGGCGCTGCAGGTCATGGGGAAGATTCCGACGGTGCTGTTGGATCAGGTGGATGGTGCGCAGATTTACTTTAGTAAGGAGAGCAAGAGCACGAGGGTTTTCACAAGCAAGAGCACGGGGGTGAATGTGAATGtgattggggaggatgatgactaCAAGgagctgccgctgccgaaTCAGATTTGTTCGTATTATGATGAGGAGAAAGGGGAAATGGTGAACGAGATTGTTAGTCATGCTGGCTAG